The following coding sequences are from one Haliotis asinina isolate JCU_RB_2024 chromosome 3, JCU_Hal_asi_v2, whole genome shotgun sequence window:
- the LOC137277514 gene encoding uncharacterized protein produces MRGKKTEPKKTTGDAILPQVHSSSMEEEEDDDDLSSLSETSSSEDSADSEKEDKDDDQELVTTREEKKHRGGRKKGQSYRSSYDIETLKAAYNAVVEDGMAVYAASKKFKVPQSTLRDRVLGRISAEVTTSGPPTIFTAEEEAGIANYVKLFADIGHPLSRNKVRQMAGELAAQLQRRGFTDGKILSLRWYYKLMDRFPNTQTQKFSNSKLQEIGYGYYKKLSEIIEDYGLEDAPKRIFSLDEICVRTEESSLKMICRNVSDENADIAVVCKDDARITFLGCASASGKKIPPCFVFASNSDNPSRKTVSKIQHGAVVKYSATGECTSQILKEYFESHFSQFVKVGPKSKKYLLFYNSQRVCIPLILWLWSESHNVMFFPLPLHRGPSKDPVTLRSTGCLYGVSQSYEMEQKQFDDKNPDIKFTSSDACKILSRIYSALSVSHLEHMFRLMGVFPLPDRNPVMVRFDKIVEDMKHDGKQKRRRAKKKNVTLNTDACPPVKKRRKSKVKIKPRAVISPVTMNKGMKVSDRTRHSVPVDWSGIIAPDEIISVPVVSGGAGDEEDSVVDDEGSAVLAANAVGRYKSQGIENGVTLEPDVDGGGSPQTFHVYIQGAECVTQGADIDTDNIVVAEEVVIVNTVEEV; encoded by the exons ATGAGAGGAAAGAAG ACGGAACCGAAAAAGACCACTGGAGACGCGATACTACCTCAAGTT CATTCCAGCAGCATGGAAGAGGAAGAGGATGACGACGACCTGTCCAGTTTGTCTGAGACCTCATCGAGTGAAGACTCGGCTGACAGTGAGAAGGAGGACAAAGATGACGACCAGGAACTGGTCACCACAAGAGAAGAGAAGAAACACAGA GGAGGACGCAAGAAGGGCCAGTCATATCGGAGCAGCTATGACATAGAAACACTGAAGGCTGCATACAATGCTGTTGTGGAGGATGGGATGGCTGTGTATGCTGCATCCAAAAAGTTCAAGGTACCTCAGAGCACTCTCAGAGATCGGGTCTTGGGTCGAATATCAGCAGAGGTCACAACATCAGGACCCCCAACAATCTTCACCGCGGAGGAGGAAGCTGGCATTGCCAACTATGTCAAATTGTTTGCTGATATCGGACATCCTTTATCGAGAAACAAAGTTCGGCAGATGGCTGGAGAGTTGGCCGCTCAGTTACAGCGTCGTGGGTTTACTGATGGAAAAATACTCAGTTTGAGATGGTATTACAAACTCATGGACAGATTCCCAAACACACAGACTCAGAAATTTTCCAATTCCAAGTTACAGGAGATAGGGTATGGGTATTACAAGAAGCTTTCTGAGATTATTGAAGACTATGGTTTAGAAGATGCGCCAAAACGTATTTTCAGTCTTGATGAGATTTGTGTCAGAACTGAGGAGTCATCGCTGAAGATGATTTGTCGCAATGTGTCTGACGAAAACGCTGACATTGCTGTTGTGTGCAAAGATGATGCAAGGATCACCTTCCTCGGTTGTGCAAGTGCAAGTGGGAAAAAAATCCCTCCTTGTTTTGTATTTGCATCAAACAGTGATAACCCGAGTCGTAAAACAGTTAGTAAAATTCAACATGGTGCTGTGGTGAAGTATTCTGCTACAGGAGAGTGCACCTCACAAATTCTCAAAGAATACTTTGAATCTCACTTCAGCCAGTTTGTGAAGGTTGGGCCCAAGTCAAAGAAGTACCTCCTGTTCTACAACAGTCAACGTGTGTGTATTCCCTTGATTCTGTGGCTGTGGAGCGAGAGCCACAATGTAATGTTCTTCCCTTTACCCCTACACCGAGGACCAAGTAAAGACCCTGTGACTCTCAGATCAACAGGCTGTCTGTATGGTGTGTCACAATCATATGAAATGGAGCAGAAGCAGTTTGATGACAAGAATCCAGACATCAAGTTCACCAGTTCTGATGCGTGTAAGATCCTGAGTCGGATTTACTCAGCTCTGTCAGTCTCACACCTAGAGCACATGTTCCGATTGATGGGCGTCTTCCCACTACCCGATAGAAACCCTGTGATGGTCAGGTTTGACAAAATAGTGGAAGATATGAAACACGATGGTAAACAGAAGAGGAGGCGTGctaagaaaaaaaatgttactTTGAATACTGATGCTTGTCCTCCAGTCAAGAAGCGACGAAAATCTAAAGTGAAAATCAAGCCTCGGGCTGTTATCAGTCCAGTCACCATGAACAAAGGCATGAAGGTTTCAGACAGGACCAGACATTCGGTGCCTGTGGACTGGAGTGGAATCATTGCTCCAGATGAGATTATTTCTGTCCCCGTTGTGTCTGGAGGTGCTGGAGATGAAGAGGACAGTGTTGTTGATGACGAGGGCAGTGCTGTGCTGGCTGCTAATGCAGTTGGCCGTTATAAGTCACAGGGCATCGAAAATGGAGTGACACTTGAACCAGATGTAGATGGAGGTGGGTCTCCACAGACATTTCATGTGTACATCCAAGGTGCTGAATGTGTAACACAAGGAGCAGACATTGACACAGACAACATTGTGGTGGCAGAAGAGGTGGTGATAGTAAATACGGTTGAAGAGGTTTAG